CGCGAACACCGCCGATCCGGGCCAATGCGTGATCCCTGCTGGCCGTGTAGGTGACCTCGTTCGGCTTCAACGCCACAGCCCTTTCGATCATCGCAAGGGCGGCTTCATAAGCCTCCTTTGCGCCTTTTCTGTCGCCTTGTTCCTCGAGGACATAACCGCTGTTTATCTCTGCCTTGTAGATGTCATAGAGGAACTCAGGATTCTCGGGCTCGAGGCCGGACGCCTTTACCGCCTGCTTCTTTGCCGCCTCGAACAGCTTCAACGCATCCTGTGGGAAGTTCTTCGTATAGGAGTTGGCGACATCCATATACGCTTGATGCAGGTCGCGCAGGCTGTTGGTGTTGTCCGGGAAACGCTTATTGAATGCCTTTGCCGCCTCGAGTTTCAAATCGTTCTGCGCGAAGAAGCCCTGCCAGTCATTCAGCTTGCTTTTGTCAAATGCCACGCGGCCATGGAAGACGATGACGTCACTCTGATAGACCTGCTTGTCCGGATGCGCCTCGGCCACTTTGATCGCATAATCCAGGCCGGCTTGATCATAGGTCAGCGCGTTCGCATAGTCCTTGAGCTGGACGTAGGATCCCGCAAGCTTGGTATGATAGAGGGTAGCGTTGCGTTGCCACTCGACGTTCTCGGGATCGAGGCTCGCGAGCTTGAGCACTGCCTCGTGAGCTTTCTTGCTGTAGCCAATGGCCGTCACGTCGTCGGGAACGAACTCGTACCAGGTGGCCATCCTTTCATAGGAGGTGACCAGATCCGCGACCCACAGCTTGTTCGTCGGATCGGCGTTCACCAGTGTCTGGCGAATTTCGTTGGCCGCTTTGTAGGCGGCGAGCGATTTCTCCGCATCCTCCTTGGTTATGAGGTTGTCGCCGAAATACGTCGTCTCGCCGATCCTTTCGAGCACGCCGGCAAAACCGCGCTGCCACGCCGTATTCTTGGGATCGGCCGCGATGAGGCGCTTGATGATCGCCGCTGCCGACTCTAGTGACGTCAAAGCGGGTTTGGCGCCGTCTTCGCTGTATTGCTTGTGGGCCCGGGCCTCATCGAATTGTATGGCGCCCATCGCTTCATAGGCGCTTGCGAGGTCGAATTGCCGCAAGGCATCGTCCGGCCTGGCATCCGCCAGCTTCCGGGCAAGGTCGAGACTCGCCTGATAGGATTGGAGGGCCTCGGGGAGCTTCTTGCCTTCCTGCTGGAGCTCACCGATGAGCCGGTGACTGCGCGCCAGCGTAGTCTCCCAATCGTCATTGGCCGCATCGCTCGCAACCAAGCCTTTCACGATGTCGCGGCTGGCCTCATAGGAGGCCAGTGCCATTTGCGGATTGCCTTGCAGCTTATGCAGGGCGCCGACCTTGAGATAGGCGGCAGCTTCCAGACCGCGTGCGGCGCCATCGGCGGGGTGGGCCTGGGCGAGCTTCCTGCGCAAGGAGAGCCCATGTTCATAGGCGGCAAGAGCGCCGTTGGAATCCCCCTGGTCACGCAGGACATCGCCCAGCTTGAGCGTGCTGAGAGCGAGTTGGTGACTCCAGGTGCGACCATCCGGCTGCGCATCGGCGAGGTGCGTCGCCGCGGCTTGTCCCGCCTCGAACGCCTTTCGGGCCTTCGCCAGATCGCCGACGGTCACATAAAGGTCGCCCAAGTCATTGAGTGTCTGCAACTGCTGTTCACGCTGCTCATCCGGCAATGCTTCGCGACTGACTTCACCATAAAGCGCCGTCGCCTGTTCATAGCTGGCAATGGCGAGGTCATATTTGAGATCGGCACGCGAGGCGCCGCCGCTGATCGCATGTGTGGTCGCTTCCGACAAAGTGCGCTCGAGGAAATTTGCCTTCAGCGCATCCCGTGAGGTGGAATCGATGGTTGCCGCAGCCGCGAGCTTGCCGCGCGCCGTGTCGAAGGCACCGAGCGCCAGTTGCTGTTCCGCTTCCTGCCGCAGCTTCGTTACCGCCGGATCGGTCGATGACAGCGTCCGCATCTGGTTGCGCGTCGTCACGAAGGCATCGGCCGCATCGGCCAGCTTCCGGGTACGCTGCTCCAATGTCAGGTCCTTCGCGTCCGAGGAGATCAGCGCGCCATAAAGCGGCGCCAGCGGCATGTCCTTCTCAAGCGCCAGCCGCTCGATCTCGTCGCGCAGATCCGGCGTGACGTCCGCCATGGCGAGGAGCAGTCTTTCGCGTTCCGGGAGCTTGTCGGCGGTCGTGGCCGCGAAGAACAGCTTGGGCAGGCCGTTCTCGATATAGGGCAGTTGGTTGCCGCGCGACTGATCATAGACTTCCTGCTGGACAAGGGTGAGGGCGGAGCGGATCTCCAGACCGTCGGTGCCGAGATATTTGGCAAGCGCCGTGGTGAAGGGCGAGTTGGGGCCCTGGCCGTCGGAGGCGGTGGCGCCTGGAGCAGCCGAGAAGGCGAAGAGCACGTTTTCAGCGCGGCCCATCCGGCCGAGTCCCGGCCTCACATCGAGTTGCGCCTGCGGCTCCTCGACCACCATGGCGCCGCGGCTCGTTCCGTCGGCGCTTCCGCCTCCTAAGGGATCATTACGGCAGGCATCAAGCATGATGATGCCGACCTTACCGATCTCGGCGACGACGGCGCGGATCTCATCGAGCGGCATGGCCGAGGATCTGAGCGCGTCGACCGTATGCGCCGCGGCATCGGTAGGAAGCAGGAAGTTCTGCCCCGAGATCTCGACGCCATGGCCGGCGAAGAACACCAGCGCCACGTCGGCGCCTGCCGCATCCTCGCGAAAATCCTCAAGCGCACGGCGCATGCGCTTCAAGTCGCGGTTCGATTCGAGCGTGACCTCGAAGCCGAGATTCTCGAGAGTCTTTTCGATGCTGAGCGCGTCATTGACCGCATTCGAGAGCGGGCGGATGGTCTTGTAATCGTCGGCGCCCATGACCAGCGCGACGCGCTTTTCGGCAAGCGCGTGGAGTGGGGTCACGAGAATGAAGAATGCGGTCGCAGTAATGCGCAGCACGAGGAGCCTCCCGGATCTATCGGGCCGCAAGACACCACGCCAATAAGGCGGCCGCAAGCCTGATTTTGTGCTTTCGGATGGCCGGATTTTGACGAAACGGCAGTATCGAGGTGTCTAGAGTTTGAAGGAGTAGAGCATTGCCGTCTCCGCCCTGCGTCTGAAGCTCTCATAGAAGGCCCGGGCTTCGAGATTTTCCGATTCGGTACCAAGCCAGGCTTCGCCGCAGCCAAGCTGCCGGCCAAGAGTGAAGGCGGCCTGCATAAGCCGTGTTGCAACGCCCCGACGACGGGCTGAGGCGGTGACGCCCACCTCATCGATGAACAGGTCGCCCGGACGGTTTTCCGGATGCTCATAGGACAGGGCGGTCAGTTGCCCGACGATGACGCTCTTCTCGATGGCGGCGAAGAGATGGTGCCCGGGAAGAGCCAGATATCGGCTGAGCTTGGCACACGCGATTGGATCGTCGAAGACGTCCTCGGCGATATTCTCGAACAGGCCTTCATCGCCCGGCGCGCAGAGATGACTGGTGATCTCGTCCATGGGGACGGGCTTAGGCCGCCCCCCGGGTCAGATCAAGCACCACGCGGCCGACGATCTTGCCCTGGCGCATCTCCTCGAGGACCGCATTGACATCGAAGAGGGACGTCGTCCTGATCTTGGCGCGCACGAGGCCATTGGCGGCGAAATCGAGCGCCTCATGGAGGTCGGCGCGGGTGCCGACATTCGAGCCGCGGATGGTCAATTCCCAATTGGTGATCGCCGCGATCGAGGTCCGGATCTCATCCGACTTGCCGCCGGGCAGCCCGATATAGGCGACGGTGCCGGCGGGCCTGAGCATCAGGATCGCCTGCTCGAAGGCCTTGCTCGCCACCGCGGTGACCACCGCGGCATGGGCGCCGCCGATCTTCGTCTGGATCGCGGCAACGGCGTCTTCCCGCGCTCCGTTGACCAGAACCTCGGCGCCCAGCGACTTGGCGAGTGCGAGCTTGTCCTCCGCGACATCGACCGCCGCCACGCGCAATCCCATGGCGCGCGCATATTGAACAGCGATATGGCCGAGGCCGCCAATGCCGAGCACCGCGACCCATTGGCCGGGCCGGGCGCCGGTGCGCTTCAGGCCGCGATAGGTGGTGACGCCGGCGCAAAGGATCGGCGCCAGCTCGAAGAAATCGGCATCGGCCGGCAGGCGGCCGACATAGGCGGCGGGTGCCACCATATATTCCGCATAGCCACCGGGCTTCGAATAGCCGGTCGCCTCGCCCGATTTGCAGATCGTCTCCATGCCGGCGAGACAGAATTCGCAGGCGCCGCAGGAGGAATACATCCAGGGCACGCCCACCGGATCGCCGGTTTTGAAGCCCGTCACGCCCGGGCCGAGGGCGGCGACATGACCGGCCACTTCATGACCGGGAATGAGCGGCAGATTGGGCAACGGCGACCAGTCGCCCTCGATCGCATGCAGATCACTGTGGCACACGCCGCAGGCCTTCACCTTGATCAGGATTTCGCCATGGCCAGCCTCGGGGATGGCGACATCTTCGATCGCGAGTCTGTCCTTGATCTTGTGCAGGACTGCCGCTTTCATCGTCTTCGCCATGATCTGTTCCCCTCCGCTCTGTGTATTGTGAGGAAGCAAACTAGATTTTCCGACCGCCAAGTGACCATATCCCCAAAGCGATAGGGGGATGCGGAAAACCAAACTGCTATCTCTGGTCGGGAAAGCCAAATACAATGCGCCATCAGAGAGGGGTTCGATTGGTGACAAACCAAGCACCACGCCGCCATTTGCTGCTTGACAGCTTCAGCCGCAGCGCTGTCGAGCTGACGCAGGCGCTGGAGACCAGCAATTTTGTTCCCGCCCTCCTGGGGGCGGTGCAGCGCATCGTTCATGCCGATTTCGTCATGGTCTTCGGCTATCGAGGTTCCGATCAGCCAAATCTTCTGGGCGATACGCTCGACCGCGAGCGTCACAGGGTCATCGCCGAGGATTACATCAACGGACCCTATCTGCTCGATCCCTTCTATCAGTTGGTCGAGGACGGGCGGCGAGAAGGCTGTTTCCGCCTGCACGACATCGCCCCGGACCGGTTCCGCCAAAGCGAGTACTATCGCACTCATTACAAGCGCACCGGCATCGGCGAGGAAGTCGGCTTCGTTTTCGACGCCGGCCGCGGCGTCACCGGAGTTACCTCAGTCGCCCGCTGGAGGTCTTCGCCGGGATTTGCGCGCGACGAGCTCGAACTTCTGCAGACCATCGGGCCGGCGATCGGCGCCTTCTGCAGTCGCCATTGGAGCCGGATCAGTCGGGCCACGCTGGTTGCGGACCACGCGGCCAGCGCCAATGCGGTCTCGGCGCTCGAGGATTTTGCCGGTGGCATCCTCTCGGCGCGGGAGCGGCAGATCATGACCATGATCCTGCAAGGCCATTCTACCCAGTCTCTCGCGCATCACCTCGATATCAGCCCGGGTACGGTGAAGATCCACCGCAAGAACGTGTATCGGAAACTCAATATCTCGACCCAGGCCGAGCTTTTTGCCGCATATCTGGCCTTTGTTCAGTCCCGTGGCGATAGCACCGGCCTATTCCCTGGGGGATATACAAAGCGGCGGCCATCTCTCCGATAATCGGCCACCGCGCTAGAAAACACTTGGGAGGGAAACATGACGAAAAGCTGGTACAGCGATCTGCCGCAATTCTATCAACGCCAGATCAAGGCCGCGGGCCTCGACGAGGCGGGCCTCACCCGTCGCCGCCTGCTGAAGGGCATGGCCGCGAGCGCGGGCGTTACGATGGCCGGGCTGTCCTCACGCCCATCGCAGGCGGCAAGCCAGATGACCTATATGTGTTGGGAAGGCTACAACGATCGCCGCATTATCGATCCGTTCAACAAGGCGAATGACGTCGAGATCGCTTTCGACCTGATCGTCGACAGTCCCGGCGGCTTTGCCAAATTGCAGGCCGGCGCCTCGCGCGAGGTGGACATCGTCTCGAGCGACATGCCCTGGATCACCCGCCTGGGGCCTGCAGGTTTGGCGCAGGAACTCAACCCCGACGACTATTCTGATGTCTATGCAACCTTTTACGATCAGTTCAAACCGCCCTTCGAGCCTTTGATCCATGACGGCAAGACGATCGGCGTCGCCACGCGGTGGGGCTGGGTAGGACCATGCGTCAACACCGACCTCACCAAGCCGGAGATCTGGAAGAGCTATGATCCGGTTTTCGACGATGCCAACAAGGGCAAGATCTGCGTGATGGACTGGGGTGATTGGCCGATCCTGCCGATGGCGCTCCATGCCGGCATCAATCCCTACGAGGAGCTTGACCAGAATGCGCTCGAGGAAGTGCGCAAGGTGCTGCGGGCGATGTTCAAGAACACCCGCACGCTGGTGGCCGACCTGACCCAGGCGCAGAAGGGCTTGCTCGACGGCTCGCTGCTTGGCTGCATTGGCGCCGGTTCATATCTGACGTCCGCCGTGCGCAAGCAGGGTCATAAGAACATCATTGCGGTGGTGCCTGAGCCTAAGAATGGCCTGAAGCAGGGCATCATCTGGGTCGAGGCGACGGCGATCCTCAAGGATACCGATCAGCCGGAGCTGTCGCAGAAGCTCTTGAAGCATGTCGTCTCCAAGGAGTCCGGGCACATCCTGTCGCTCCTCGATTCCACCTGCAACGTCGTGACCAACAAGGCGGTCGAGGGACTCTATACGCCGGAGGAGCGCGATATTCTGCAGGTCGACTATATGTGGACGGCCTGGGACAACTCACAGATGCACCGCATCGCGCCGAATATCGACGAGATGCTGGCTATCTGGCAGGAGGAACTGGCGGCGGCGCAATAGCTCTATCGTCATGTCCGCCATTCTCGACATCCAGGATGTACGGAAATCCTACGGCAGCTATGCCGCGCTGAAAGGCGTATCCTTGAGCGTCAACCAGGGCGAGTTCATCGCCCTGGTCGGCCCGTCGGGCTGCGGCAAGACGACCTTGCTCAAACAGATCGCCGGCTTCGAGGAGCCGGATGCCGGACGCATCGCGATTGCCGGAGCCGACATGGCCGGTGTGCCGGCGGCAAGGCGGCCGACCAGCATGGTATTCCAGAAGCTGGCGCTCTTCCCGCATATGACGGTGGCCGAGAATATCGGCTTTCCGCTGAAGCTGCGCCGGACCGACCCGGCCGAGATCCGAAGGCGCGTCGGCCAGATGATCGAGCTGATGCAGCTCAAGGGCGAATATCTGACGCGCTATCCACGCCAGCTCTCGGGCGGCGAGCAGCAGCGCGTGGCGCTGGCGCGCTCCATGGTTTCGCAGCCGAAGCTTCTACTGCTCGATGAACCGCTCTCGGCCCTCGACGTGAAGCTCAAGAAGGTGCTGCAGGCGGAGCTCAAGCGCCTGCACC
This genomic stretch from Nordella sp. HKS 07 harbors:
- a CDS encoding PotD/PotF family extracellular solute-binding protein — its product is MTKSWYSDLPQFYQRQIKAAGLDEAGLTRRRLLKGMAASAGVTMAGLSSRPSQAASQMTYMCWEGYNDRRIIDPFNKANDVEIAFDLIVDSPGGFAKLQAGASREVDIVSSDMPWITRLGPAGLAQELNPDDYSDVYATFYDQFKPPFEPLIHDGKTIGVATRWGWVGPCVNTDLTKPEIWKSYDPVFDDANKGKICVMDWGDWPILPMALHAGINPYEELDQNALEEVRKVLRAMFKNTRTLVADLTQAQKGLLDGSLLGCIGAGSYLTSAVRKQGHKNIIAVVPEPKNGLKQGIIWVEATAILKDTDQPELSQKLLKHVVSKESGHILSLLDSTCNVVTNKAVEGLYTPEERDILQVDYMWTAWDNSQMHRIAPNIDEMLAIWQEELAAAQ
- a CDS encoding caspase family protein, whose product is MLRITATAFFILVTPLHALAEKRVALVMGADDYKTIRPLSNAVNDALSIEKTLENLGFEVTLESNRDLKRMRRALEDFREDAAGADVALVFFAGHGVEISGQNFLLPTDAAAHTVDALRSSAMPLDEIRAVVAEIGKVGIIMLDACRNDPLGGGSADGTSRGAMVVEEPQAQLDVRPGLGRMGRAENVLFAFSAAPGATASDGQGPNSPFTTALAKYLGTDGLEIRSALTLVQQEVYDQSRGNQLPYIENGLPKLFFAATTADKLPERERLLLAMADVTPDLRDEIERLALEKDMPLAPLYGALISSDAKDLTLEQRTRKLADAADAFVTTRNQMRTLSSTDPAVTKLRQEAEQQLALGAFDTARGKLAAAATIDSTSRDALKANFLERTLSEATTHAISGGASRADLKYDLAIASYEQATALYGEVSREALPDEQREQQLQTLNDLGDLYVTVGDLAKARKAFEAGQAAATHLADAQPDGRTWSHQLALSTLKLGDVLRDQGDSNGALAAYEHGLSLRRKLAQAHPADGAARGLEAAAYLKVGALHKLQGNPQMALASYEASRDIVKGLVASDAANDDWETTLARSHRLIGELQQEGKKLPEALQSYQASLDLARKLADARPDDALRQFDLASAYEAMGAIQFDEARAHKQYSEDGAKPALTSLESAAAIIKRLIAADPKNTAWQRGFAGVLERIGETTYFGDNLITKEDAEKSLAAYKAANEIRQTLVNADPTNKLWVADLVTSYERMATWYEFVPDDVTAIGYSKKAHEAVLKLASLDPENVEWQRNATLYHTKLAGSYVQLKDYANALTYDQAGLDYAIKVAEAHPDKQVYQSDVIVFHGRVAFDKSKLNDWQGFFAQNDLKLEAAKAFNKRFPDNTNSLRDLHQAYMDVANSYTKNFPQDALKLFEAAKKQAVKASGLEPENPEFLYDIYKAEINSGYVLEEQGDRKGAKEAYEAALAMIERAVALKPNEVTYTASRDHALARIGGVRD
- a CDS encoding GNAT family N-acetyltransferase; protein product: MDEITSHLCAPGDEGLFENIAEDVFDDPIACAKLSRYLALPGHHLFAAIEKSVIVGQLTALSYEHPENRPGDLFIDEVGVTASARRRGVATRLMQAAFTLGRQLGCGEAWLGTESENLEARAFYESFRRRAETAMLYSFKL
- a CDS encoding ABC transporter ATP-binding protein, with translation MSAILDIQDVRKSYGSYAALKGVSLSVNQGEFIALVGPSGCGKTTLLKQIAGFEEPDAGRIAIAGADMAGVPAARRPTSMVFQKLALFPHMTVAENIGFPLKLRRTDPAEIRRRVGQMIELMQLKGEYLTRYPRQLSGGEQQRVALARSMVSQPKLLLLDEPLSALDVKLKKVLQAELKRLHRSVGVTFVHVTHDLEEAMMLADRICVMRDGGVLQLGTPADIYYRPAGSFVSGFIGETNLLPITVTERSTTGISYKAIDITDGDGRIAANLVSGNVAKGPAILMLRPELLRVLSAGEPADGVIGAEVTEMFGKGGTVQYRASTASGQTLVVEIPGTSSLPMRIGDKVKLGFTKKDIYVFEAQA
- a CDS encoding LuxR family transcriptional regulator, whose protein sequence is MTNQAPRRHLLLDSFSRSAVELTQALETSNFVPALLGAVQRIVHADFVMVFGYRGSDQPNLLGDTLDRERHRVIAEDYINGPYLLDPFYQLVEDGRREGCFRLHDIAPDRFRQSEYYRTHYKRTGIGEEVGFVFDAGRGVTGVTSVARWRSSPGFARDELELLQTIGPAIGAFCSRHWSRISRATLVADHAASANAVSALEDFAGGILSARERQIMTMILQGHSTQSLAHHLDISPGTVKIHRKNVYRKLNISTQAELFAAYLAFVQSRGDSTGLFPGGYTKRRPSLR
- a CDS encoding zinc-dependent alcohol dehydrogenase; amino-acid sequence: MAKTMKAAVLHKIKDRLAIEDVAIPEAGHGEILIKVKACGVCHSDLHAIEGDWSPLPNLPLIPGHEVAGHVAALGPGVTGFKTGDPVGVPWMYSSCGACEFCLAGMETICKSGEATGYSKPGGYAEYMVAPAAYVGRLPADADFFELAPILCAGVTTYRGLKRTGARPGQWVAVLGIGGLGHIAVQYARAMGLRVAAVDVAEDKLALAKSLGAEVLVNGAREDAVAAIQTKIGGAHAAVVTAVASKAFEQAILMLRPAGTVAYIGLPGGKSDEIRTSIAAITNWELTIRGSNVGTRADLHEALDFAANGLVRAKIRTTSLFDVNAVLEEMRQGKIVGRVVLDLTRGAA